In Streptomyces sp. NBC_01551, one DNA window encodes the following:
- a CDS encoding serine hydrolase produces the protein MTGNTTEPEAQMSQAVPFTTAEIHGLRDALGEIVADGATPGGVVVCGTAAGDRTVLTAGIVSPYTNPKAPDEHTVYDIASLTKVTATVPLVGRAVSAGLLHLDAPVREFLPPMEGRTPGGQATVRQLLSHTSGLRASTRLDLYDLTERPLYELICHEPMETLPGTHRYVNRGFILLGIALAHVHGEPLDGLAAALWAGLGMGGTAYGPLEQSPHVAPTEQRDGHDRVWGVVHDENAATMGGVAGHAGVFAPAADLATYAEHLLAGDEWFRAGLVPQAEIEPGLHRGLGWILAADGAVAYHHGFTGTSLHLAPGTGRYVAVTTNAVHNAASRTRIAPLRERALKTLCATA, from the coding sequence GTGACCGGGAACACCACCGAACCGGAGGCACAGATGAGCCAGGCCGTACCGTTCACCACCGCCGAGATCCACGGGCTGCGCGACGCGCTCGGCGAGATCGTGGCCGACGGCGCCACCCCGGGAGGCGTCGTCGTCTGCGGTACGGCCGCCGGCGACCGCACCGTCCTGACGGCCGGGATCGTCTCCCCGTACACCAACCCGAAGGCTCCCGACGAGCACACGGTCTACGACATCGCGTCCCTGACGAAGGTCACGGCCACGGTTCCGCTCGTCGGCCGCGCCGTGTCCGCCGGGCTGCTCCACCTCGACGCCCCCGTAAGGGAGTTCCTGCCGCCTATGGAGGGCCGGACGCCGGGCGGGCAGGCCACCGTACGGCAGCTGCTCTCGCACACCTCGGGCCTGCGCGCGTCCACCCGCCTCGACCTCTACGACCTGACCGAGCGCCCCCTGTACGAGCTGATCTGCCACGAGCCCATGGAGACGCTCCCCGGCACCCACCGGTACGTCAACCGCGGTTTCATCCTGCTCGGCATCGCCCTCGCCCACGTCCACGGGGAGCCGCTGGACGGGCTCGCGGCCGCGCTGTGGGCCGGGCTGGGCATGGGCGGCACCGCCTACGGCCCGCTGGAGCAGTCGCCCCACGTCGCGCCGACCGAGCAGCGCGACGGCCACGACCGGGTGTGGGGGGTCGTCCACGACGAGAACGCCGCCACGATGGGCGGCGTCGCCGGGCACGCCGGGGTCTTCGCGCCGGCCGCCGACCTCGCCACGTACGCCGAGCACCTGCTCGCCGGCGACGAGTGGTTCCGTGCCGGCCTGGTCCCGCAGGCCGAGATCGAGCCGGGCCTGCACCGCGGGCTGGGCTGGATCCTGGCCGCGGACGGCGCCGTCGCCTACCACCACGGCTTCACCGGCACCAGCCTCCACCTCGCCCCGGGCACCGGCCGCTACGTGGCCGTCACCACCAACGCCGTGCACAACGCCGCTTCCCGCACCCGGATCGCCCCGCTGCGCGAGCGCGCGCTCAAGACGCTCTGTGCCACCGCCTGA